A genome region from Alicyclobacillus acidocaldarius subsp. acidocaldarius DSM 446 includes the following:
- a CDS encoding ATP-binding protein, which yields MRHARRTEWMRVRFTPKWQILRVNWPTWWQEGRQGETALPRPARAVWAYAAVCGMDALLTGLVFLLDFHYDRVNIAMLYLIPVVVASGVYGLWPGVFAACLGLMSFDFFFVPPIFSYAVSDLRFLVSFAVFLVVAITTAGLASSMRRRAEEASQRARIAQTLFRMSRALTAAMDEARVVQTALEQVRDLLNTHAYIALKRPHGYDLRALQGDEADPVIDRQVLDWVLRHGDLASFGSKSHGQAAFLYVPIRAQDEVYGAFIVGEPGQFRLATRGEIVDILRAMASLVAIALSRIASEERARLADIAAESERIRTAILNSISHELRTPITTMLGAAEALLDPGASLDPADRRELVLTLRNSALRMNRLVTNLIGMARIEGGMLVLNRRPTDLADVIRSALHEVAELTADHPVRVRAPHPSPIAEVDETLFQQAVVNLLSNAAKYSPPGAPTDVTLASCGTEATLEVRDYGIGISDDEIDRVFDKFYRSQRVNKIPGTGLGLAIVRAVVEAHGGHIEVERMNPGTAFHIRLAARPAPKEAENR from the coding sequence TTGCGGCATGCGCGCCGCACGGAGTGGATGCGTGTGCGATTTACCCCGAAGTGGCAGATCCTGCGCGTGAATTGGCCCACATGGTGGCAGGAAGGGCGCCAAGGCGAGACCGCGCTGCCTCGGCCCGCCCGTGCCGTCTGGGCATACGCCGCCGTATGCGGCATGGACGCGCTCCTCACGGGCCTCGTGTTTTTGCTCGACTTCCATTACGATCGCGTCAACATCGCCATGCTGTATCTGATTCCGGTCGTCGTCGCGTCCGGCGTGTACGGCCTTTGGCCCGGCGTGTTTGCGGCGTGCCTTGGCCTCATGTCGTTCGATTTCTTCTTTGTGCCGCCCATCTTCAGCTACGCGGTGAGCGATCTTCGCTTTCTCGTGTCGTTCGCGGTGTTTCTCGTCGTGGCCATCACGACTGCGGGGCTCGCCTCTAGCATGCGGCGGAGGGCGGAGGAGGCCAGCCAGCGCGCGCGCATCGCGCAGACACTCTTTCGCATGAGCCGAGCCCTGACGGCCGCGATGGACGAGGCTCGCGTGGTCCAGACCGCGCTGGAACAGGTCCGAGATCTGCTGAACACGCACGCGTACATTGCCCTCAAGCGGCCGCACGGCTACGATCTTCGGGCACTTCAGGGAGATGAGGCAGACCCCGTGATCGATCGGCAGGTCCTCGACTGGGTCCTTCGCCACGGCGATCTCGCCAGCTTCGGCTCGAAGTCTCACGGCCAGGCTGCGTTCTTGTACGTGCCGATCCGCGCTCAGGACGAGGTGTACGGCGCCTTCATCGTCGGCGAACCCGGGCAGTTTCGTCTGGCCACGCGCGGCGAGATCGTGGACATCCTGCGGGCCATGGCGAGCCTCGTGGCCATCGCGCTCAGCCGAATCGCGTCCGAAGAGCGGGCGCGGCTTGCGGACATCGCGGCGGAATCGGAGCGCATCCGAACCGCCATCCTCAACTCCATTTCCCACGAGCTGCGCACCCCCATCACCACCATGCTCGGAGCGGCCGAGGCCCTGCTTGACCCAGGCGCGTCGCTCGATCCGGCCGATCGACGTGAACTCGTGCTGACGCTTCGCAACAGCGCCCTGCGCATGAATCGACTCGTCACGAATCTCATCGGCATGGCGCGCATTGAAGGGGGAATGCTGGTGCTCAACAGGCGGCCCACCGATCTCGCCGACGTCATCCGCAGCGCGCTGCACGAGGTCGCGGAGTTAACTGCCGACCATCCTGTGCGCGTGCGGGCGCCGCATCCGTCCCCCATCGCGGAAGTCGACGAGACGCTGTTCCAACAGGCGGTGGTGAACCTCCTCTCGAATGCGGCCAAGTACTCGCCGCCCGGCGCGCCCACCGACGTGACGCTCGCGTCGTGCGGGACAGAGGCGACGCTCGAGGTCCGCGACTACGGTATCGGCATTTCGGACGACGAGATCGACCGCGTGTTCGACAAGTTTTACCGCAGCCAGCGGGTCAACAAGATCCCGGGCACGGGCCTCGGCCTCGCCATCGTGCGGGCTGTCGTCGAGGCGCACGGCGGACACATCGAGGTCGAGCGGATGAATCCCGGCACCGCGTTTCACATTCGGTTGGCGGCGCGGCCGGCTCCCAAGGAGGCGGAAAATCGGTGA
- a CDS encoding universal stress protein: MTGGEVIRPTGGSGRRGRLRVFIGAAPGVGKTYTMLREARRLREEGTDVVIGWVETHGRPATEKLLEGLEVIPPRVLKVGQATFEEPDLDAIVARRPEVCVIDELAHTNPPGAMHEKRYEDVMYLLDRGISVMTAFNIQHLESVRDEVQQQLGIRVREVVPEWFLREADEVTVIDVTPETLRQRLRDGEIYPPEKVDAALQNFFRVDRLAWLRQMSLRAVADDVDERLEHSYERRAIPGPVGAKEVVLVCVSHPDRAATLIERGRRMAMRMKGDLHVVYAAETDEDRMTERARAEVDELRRLAEFHGAEWVLEPKRDRPVGEVILRVARRVNATQVVLGQPRKGASPRRLMAWHHPVQYLLKHLQYVDLRVVGWRPLSPAAREQRNWASERVVRERKLPGKLTLYIGAAPGVGKTYRMLQDAHDWKVRGIDVVIGLIETHGRPETEAQIGDLERIPKRRIEYGGKVYEEPDLAAILARRPQVVLMDELAHTNAPGSMFKKRYQDILYLLEHGVDVVSAVNVQHLESLKDRVEHITGATIRERVPDWFVKLASEVKLIDVSPETLVERLLEGKIYPPEKVEQALSNFFQLAHLAALREIALREVADVVDGRLAPPPPADPERILVCVNYRPHSEALIRRGWRIADRLQAKLYVLVVQTEFPLSSQSERDFAAVRDLAEQFGAEFLLRPALHKSVGQVIVETAESESVSQIVMGQPLNRGLGARFAHRPITYVLNRAEFVDLHIVAYAGRWSQPSA, from the coding sequence ATGACGGGAGGTGAGGTCATCCGGCCCACGGGCGGCTCGGGCCGCCGGGGGCGCCTGCGCGTGTTCATCGGCGCCGCGCCCGGGGTGGGAAAGACCTACACCATGCTGCGCGAGGCGCGCCGGCTTCGCGAAGAGGGAACCGACGTCGTGATCGGATGGGTGGAGACGCACGGCCGTCCCGCCACCGAGAAGCTGCTCGAGGGGTTGGAAGTGATTCCTCCGCGGGTGCTGAAGGTGGGGCAGGCGACGTTCGAGGAGCCTGATCTCGACGCGATTGTCGCTCGGCGGCCGGAGGTGTGCGTCATCGACGAGCTCGCGCACACGAACCCGCCGGGCGCCATGCACGAGAAGCGATACGAGGACGTGATGTATCTTTTGGATCGCGGGATCTCGGTGATGACGGCGTTCAACATTCAGCACCTGGAGTCCGTTCGCGACGAGGTTCAGCAACAACTTGGCATCCGCGTGCGGGAGGTCGTGCCCGAGTGGTTTTTGCGCGAAGCGGACGAGGTCACCGTCATCGACGTGACGCCCGAGACGCTCAGGCAGCGGCTGCGAGACGGGGAGATCTACCCACCCGAGAAAGTGGACGCCGCCCTGCAAAACTTCTTTCGCGTGGATCGGCTGGCGTGGCTTCGCCAGATGTCGCTCCGGGCCGTGGCGGACGATGTCGACGAACGCCTGGAGCATTCCTATGAGCGTCGGGCGATTCCGGGGCCTGTCGGCGCGAAGGAGGTCGTGCTTGTCTGCGTGAGTCATCCGGATCGCGCGGCTACGCTCATCGAGCGCGGGCGGCGCATGGCGATGCGAATGAAAGGCGATCTCCATGTCGTGTACGCGGCCGAAACGGACGAGGACCGCATGACCGAACGCGCGCGGGCCGAGGTGGACGAATTGAGGAGGCTGGCCGAGTTTCACGGCGCGGAGTGGGTGCTCGAGCCCAAGCGGGACCGGCCCGTGGGTGAGGTCATCCTCCGGGTCGCGAGGCGGGTCAACGCGACGCAGGTGGTGCTCGGCCAGCCAAGGAAGGGCGCGTCTCCGCGCCGCCTGATGGCGTGGCATCATCCGGTGCAGTACTTGCTGAAGCACCTGCAGTACGTCGACCTGCGCGTGGTGGGCTGGCGGCCGTTGTCGCCGGCGGCAAGGGAGCAGCGAAACTGGGCGAGCGAGCGGGTGGTCCGGGAGCGGAAGCTTCCCGGTAAACTCACGCTTTACATCGGCGCGGCGCCGGGCGTCGGCAAGACGTATCGCATGTTGCAGGACGCGCACGACTGGAAGGTCCGCGGGATCGACGTCGTGATCGGCCTCATCGAGACCCACGGGCGCCCGGAGACGGAGGCTCAGATCGGCGATCTCGAGCGGATTCCGAAGCGGCGGATCGAGTATGGCGGGAAGGTGTACGAGGAGCCGGATCTCGCGGCCATCCTCGCCCGGCGCCCGCAGGTCGTCCTGATGGACGAACTCGCACACACCAATGCGCCGGGCAGCATGTTTAAGAAGCGGTATCAGGACATTTTGTATCTGTTGGAGCACGGGGTCGACGTGGTGTCCGCCGTGAACGTGCAACACCTCGAGAGCCTGAAAGATCGCGTCGAGCACATCACGGGTGCGACCATCCGCGAGCGCGTGCCGGACTGGTTCGTGAAGCTCGCGAGCGAGGTGAAGCTCATCGACGTGAGCCCGGAGACGCTGGTGGAGCGGCTCTTGGAAGGCAAGATCTACCCGCCGGAAAAGGTGGAGCAGGCGCTGAGCAACTTCTTTCAGCTTGCGCATTTGGCCGCGCTGCGCGAGATCGCGCTTCGCGAGGTGGCCGACGTGGTGGACGGGCGGTTGGCGCCGCCTCCGCCCGCCGATCCGGAGCGGATCCTGGTCTGCGTCAACTACCGCCCGCACTCCGAAGCGCTCATTCGGCGCGGATGGCGCATCGCGGACCGGCTGCAGGCCAAGCTGTACGTGCTCGTCGTGCAGACGGAGTTCCCTCTATCGAGCCAGAGTGAGCGCGACTTTGCGGCCGTGCGCGATCTCGCCGAGCAGTTCGGGGCAGAGTTCCTTCTTCGGCCTGCCCTGCACAAATCGGTCGGGCAGGTGATCGTCGAGACGGCCGAGAGCGAATCGGTCTCCCAGATCGTGATGGGACAGCCCTTGAACCGAGGTCTCGGCGCGCGATTCGCCCACCGGCCCATCACCTACGTGCTGAACCGCGCGGAGTTCGTCGATCTCCACATCGTCGCGTACGCAGGCCGCTGGTCGCAGCCCTCCGCGTGA
- a CDS encoding aldo/keto reductase encodes MQTKALGTQGLTVSALGLGCMGMSDFYSGRDEAEAIRTLERAVELGINFFDTADMYGVGENEKLVGRVLRPYRDQVVIATKFGNVRAPDGTFLGINGRPEYVKQACDASLKRLGVDYIDLYYQHRVDPNVPIEETVGAMAELVKAGKVRFLGLSEAGAQTIRRAHKVHPITALQTEYSLWSRDVEDEILPTVRELGIGFVAYSPLGRGFLTGAIRRFEDLPEDDYRRHSPRFQGENFKRNLDLVEKIERLAREKGCTPAQLALAWVMAQGEDIVPIPGTKRVKYLEENLGALEVKLTAEELREIDAIAPKGVAAGARYPEASMRSIGI; translated from the coding sequence GTGCAGACGAAAGCGTTGGGCACGCAGGGCCTTACGGTTTCTGCGCTTGGGCTCGGTTGCATGGGCATGTCGGATTTCTACAGCGGCCGCGACGAGGCGGAGGCCATCCGGACGCTGGAGCGCGCCGTGGAACTCGGCATCAACTTCTTCGACACGGCCGACATGTACGGCGTCGGCGAGAACGAGAAGCTCGTGGGGCGTGTGCTCAGGCCGTATCGCGACCAAGTCGTGATCGCTACGAAGTTCGGAAACGTCCGCGCGCCGGACGGGACCTTCCTCGGCATCAACGGCAGGCCCGAATACGTGAAACAGGCCTGCGATGCGAGCCTCAAGCGGCTTGGCGTCGACTACATCGACCTGTACTACCAGCACCGCGTCGATCCGAACGTGCCCATCGAGGAGACGGTCGGGGCCATGGCGGAGTTGGTGAAGGCAGGAAAGGTGCGGTTCTTGGGCCTGTCCGAGGCCGGGGCGCAGACCATCCGCCGCGCGCACAAGGTGCATCCCATCACGGCGCTCCAGACCGAGTACTCGCTGTGGAGCCGCGACGTGGAGGACGAGATCCTGCCGACCGTGCGGGAGCTTGGCATCGGCTTTGTGGCGTACAGCCCGCTCGGCCGCGGCTTCTTGACCGGCGCCATTCGCCGGTTCGAAGACCTGCCGGAGGACGACTACCGCCGCCATTCGCCGCGCTTCCAGGGCGAAAACTTCAAGCGGAATCTCGATCTCGTCGAGAAGATCGAGCGCCTCGCGCGCGAAAAGGGCTGCACACCCGCGCAACTCGCCCTTGCCTGGGTGATGGCGCAGGGAGAAGACATCGTGCCCATCCCGGGAACGAAGCGGGTGAAGTATCTTGAGGAAAACCTCGGCGCGCTTGAGGTGAAGCTCACGGCGGAGGAGCTGCGCGAGATCGACGCCATTGCGCCAAAAGGCGTCGCCGCGGGCGCGCGGTATCCAGAGGCCAGCATGAGGTCCATCGGGATCTGA
- a CDS encoding response regulator — translation MSGAKILVVDDERAILKLMQIALKGHGYEVLEASSGEEALVVASTKRPDLAVIDWGLPDMEGIEVLRRLREWSQMPVIMLTVRDAEEDKIAALDAGADDYVVKPFGMGELLARIRVALRHAARVQDEPVIEAAGLAIHLAERRVELNGEAVKLTPIEYDLLKALAQNAGKVVTQRQLLRHVWGDVDPDNAAHYLRVYIGHLRKKLEDDPSRPWRIVTEPGVGYRLAVEPPEA, via the coding sequence GTGAGTGGGGCAAAGATTCTGGTGGTGGACGACGAGCGCGCGATTTTGAAGCTCATGCAGATTGCGCTCAAAGGACATGGATACGAGGTGCTGGAAGCTTCGAGCGGAGAAGAGGCACTGGTGGTGGCGAGCACGAAGCGGCCCGATCTCGCCGTGATCGACTGGGGCCTGCCCGACATGGAAGGCATCGAGGTGTTGCGGCGGCTGCGCGAGTGGTCGCAGATGCCCGTCATCATGCTGACCGTGCGCGACGCGGAAGAAGACAAAATTGCGGCACTCGACGCTGGCGCGGACGATTACGTGGTAAAGCCCTTCGGCATGGGCGAGCTGCTCGCCCGGATCCGCGTGGCACTCCGACACGCCGCGCGCGTCCAGGATGAACCCGTCATCGAGGCGGCGGGCCTCGCCATTCACCTGGCGGAGCGGCGGGTGGAACTGAACGGCGAAGCGGTGAAGCTCACGCCTATCGAGTACGATCTGCTGAAGGCCCTGGCGCAGAACGCCGGAAAGGTCGTGACACAGAGGCAACTCTTGCGCCACGTTTGGGGCGACGTCGATCCCGACAACGCCGCGCACTACCTGCGCGTGTACATCGGCCACCTCCGCAAGAAGCTCGAGGACGATCCGTCTCGCCCATGGCGCATTGTCACCGAACCAGGCGTGGGGTATCGATTGGCGGTCGAGCCGCCGGAGGCGTGA
- the kdpB gene encoding potassium-transporting ATPase subunit KdpB: protein MARKGSFDRALVLRACVDSFVKLDPRVLVRNPVMFVVEIGMLVTLALTFDPSLFGSAVRPGGMAGARGYDLAVTVILFVTLLFGNFAEAIAEGRGKAQAESLRRTKTELMANVLRDGRYERIPASDLRKGDVVKVVAGELIPADGEVIEGIGSVDESAITGESAPVIRGAGGDFSSVTGGTKLLSDELVIRVTANPGETFLDRMIALVEGASRQKTPNEIALSVLLAGLTLIFLIVIDCLPPIAKGLGAHVDVATLVALLVCLIPTTIGALLSAIGIAGMDRVIRFNVIAKSGKAVEAAGDVDTLILDKTGTITIGNRLASAFLPVQGVDERTLAEKAALCSLFDETPEGRSVVDLARQMGLTFRREDYADARNVEFSADTRMSGLDLPDGTRLRKGAADAIKRYVLAQGGQIPGDLDAVVERVAKEGGTPLVVAENQRVYGVIYLKDIVKPGIRERFEELRKMGIRTVMCTGDNPLTAATIAREAGVDEFVAEAKPEDKMRLIRREQEQGRLVAMSGDGTNDAPALAQADVGLAMQSGTQAAKEAANMVDLDSDPTKLIEVVAIGKQLLITRGAITTFSIANDVAKYFAIIPAMFTSFLPALGALNVMHLTSPRSAILSALIFNAVIIPLLIPLAMRGVKYRPTSAMQLLMRNLLLYGVGGVIAPFVGIKVIDVILHALGAV from the coding sequence ATGGCTCGCAAAGGCTCGTTCGATCGCGCCCTCGTCTTGCGCGCATGTGTCGACTCCTTCGTCAAACTCGATCCGCGCGTCCTGGTGCGCAATCCCGTGATGTTCGTCGTCGAGATCGGCATGTTGGTCACGCTCGCGCTGACCTTCGATCCCAGCCTGTTCGGCTCCGCGGTGCGCCCTGGCGGTATGGCCGGCGCGCGAGGCTATGATCTCGCCGTCACGGTGATTCTCTTTGTCACCCTGCTCTTCGGCAACTTTGCTGAGGCCATCGCGGAAGGACGCGGCAAGGCGCAGGCGGAGTCGCTGCGCAGGACGAAAACAGAACTGATGGCGAACGTCCTGCGCGATGGGCGCTACGAACGCATCCCGGCGTCCGATCTGCGCAAGGGGGACGTCGTCAAGGTGGTGGCGGGGGAACTCATCCCCGCGGACGGCGAGGTGATCGAGGGCATTGGCAGTGTGGATGAGTCGGCTATCACCGGCGAATCGGCTCCGGTCATTCGCGGAGCGGGGGGTGACTTCAGCTCGGTCACAGGCGGGACGAAGCTGTTGTCGGATGAACTCGTCATCCGCGTCACCGCCAATCCCGGCGAGACGTTTCTCGACCGAATGATCGCGCTCGTGGAAGGCGCGTCTCGGCAAAAGACGCCAAACGAAATTGCGCTGTCCGTGCTGCTCGCGGGGCTCACGCTCATCTTTCTCATCGTCATCGACTGCCTGCCGCCCATCGCGAAGGGGCTCGGCGCACACGTGGACGTCGCGACACTCGTGGCGCTTCTCGTCTGCCTCATTCCCACGACCATTGGCGCGCTCCTATCCGCCATTGGCATCGCTGGTATGGATAGGGTCATACGCTTCAACGTCATCGCGAAGTCCGGCAAAGCCGTGGAGGCCGCCGGCGACGTCGATACGCTCATTCTCGACAAGACGGGCACCATCACCATCGGCAATCGGCTCGCGTCGGCGTTTCTCCCGGTGCAGGGCGTCGATGAGCGCACGCTCGCCGAGAAAGCGGCTTTGTGTTCGCTGTTCGATGAGACGCCCGAGGGCCGCTCGGTGGTCGATCTCGCCCGGCAGATGGGCCTTACCTTCCGCCGCGAGGACTATGCCGATGCACGCAACGTCGAGTTTTCGGCGGACACGCGCATGTCCGGGCTCGACCTTCCGGACGGGACGCGTCTCCGCAAGGGCGCAGCGGACGCCATCAAGCGGTACGTGCTCGCGCAAGGCGGGCAGATCCCGGGCGATCTCGACGCGGTGGTGGAGCGCGTGGCCAAGGAGGGCGGCACGCCGCTCGTGGTGGCCGAGAATCAGCGCGTGTACGGCGTCATCTACCTGAAAGACATCGTCAAGCCGGGCATCCGCGAGCGGTTTGAGGAGTTGCGCAAGATGGGCATTCGGACCGTCATGTGCACGGGCGACAACCCGCTCACGGCGGCGACCATCGCGCGCGAGGCCGGCGTCGACGAGTTCGTCGCCGAGGCAAAGCCCGAGGACAAGATGCGCCTCATCCGGCGCGAGCAGGAACAGGGCAGGCTCGTCGCCATGTCGGGCGACGGCACCAACGACGCGCCGGCGCTCGCCCAGGCGGACGTGGGGCTCGCCATGCAGAGTGGCACACAGGCGGCCAAGGAAGCCGCAAACATGGTCGATCTCGACTCCGATCCGACGAAGCTCATCGAGGTGGTGGCCATCGGCAAGCAGCTGCTCATCACGCGCGGCGCCATCACAACATTTTCGATTGCGAACGACGTGGCGAAGTATTTCGCCATCATCCCGGCGATGTTTACGAGCTTTCTGCCAGCGCTCGGCGCCTTGAACGTGATGCATCTGACGAGCCCGCGGAGCGCCATCCTGTCCGCGCTCATCTTCAACGCTGTGATCATTCCGCTGCTCATCCCGCTCGCGATGCGCGGCGTCAAATACCGCCCGACAAGTGCGATGCAGCTGTTGATGCGAAATCTGCTCCTGTACGGCGTCGGCGGCGTGATCGCGCCGTTTGTGGGGATCAAGGTCATTGATGTCATCCTGCACGCGCTTGGCGCGGTGTGA
- the kdpF gene encoding K(+)-transporting ATPase subunit F: MWFLLVLSIAVMAYLVYVMFHPEKF; the protein is encoded by the coding sequence ATGTGGTTTTTGCTCGTGCTGTCCATCGCGGTGATGGCCTATCTCGTCTACGTGATGTTCCATCCGGAGAAGTTCTGA
- the kdpC gene encoding potassium-transporting ATPase subunit KdpC, producing the protein MINVWRSLRFTLVFAVLLGIVYPLFFVALGRIVFPWQAQGSLISVNGRTVGSELIAQPFPQPMWFEPRPSAVNYNADGSGGSNLGPTNPALVQEVRQNLRAVLRQNPGLKGDQVPTSMVESTGSGLDPDVELKDAYDQIPRISKATGLSEAWLRSLVQRDAAFPALGLYGEPMVNVMQLNLAIWEKLHPGARVGTAR; encoded by the coding sequence GTGATCAACGTGTGGAGAAGCCTTCGATTCACCCTGGTCTTCGCCGTGCTTCTGGGCATCGTGTACCCGCTCTTCTTCGTGGCATTGGGGCGGATTGTGTTCCCGTGGCAGGCACAGGGAAGCCTCATCTCGGTCAATGGTCGCACCGTGGGGTCCGAGCTCATCGCCCAGCCGTTTCCGCAGCCGATGTGGTTTGAGCCGCGCCCTTCGGCCGTGAACTACAACGCGGACGGATCGGGCGGATCGAATCTCGGGCCCACGAATCCGGCGCTTGTGCAGGAGGTTCGGCAAAACCTGCGCGCTGTGCTCCGACAAAATCCGGGGCTTAAGGGGGACCAGGTCCCTACGAGCATGGTGGAGTCGACGGGATCGGGGCTGGATCCCGATGTCGAGTTGAAGGACGCGTATGACCAAATTCCGCGCATTAGCAAAGCCACGGGGCTCTCTGAAGCTTGGCTTCGCTCGCTCGTGCAGCGCGACGCCGCATTCCCGGCGCTCGGCCTGTACGGAGAGCCGATGGTCAACGTCATGCAGCTCAACCTGGCCATCTGGGAGAAACTCCACCCGGGCGCGCGGGTGGGGACGGCGAGATGA
- the kdpA gene encoding potassium-transporting ATPase subunit KdpA — translation MTLSGILAIFLVVLALVACAWPLGGYIYRTFVGERVRPDAVMVPVERAIYRLIGVNPEVEMDWKAYLRAMMVSNLVMALFAYAVFRLQGVLPLNPAHIPAMPPYLAFNTAASFITNTNWQNYAGEQSLSYLSQMIGITFLQFTSAATGLAAAMAFLRGLSRQKTDALGNFWVDLVKAHTRLLLPIAAILAVLLLALGVPETLSGPAVVHTLAGSMQTIARGPVATLEAIKQLGTNGGGFFNANSAHPFENPNAWTCILEIMGMGLIPTALVFTAGHFLRSRRLAIVLCTLLGAILLAGAYIVYAYEAAGNPILAHALGIHGPNMEGKEVRFGLPLTSLFVAATTAYTTGAVNAMHDSLMPLSGMVPLLFMMFNLIFGGKGVGLLNILMFLIIAVFISGLMVGRTPEIFGKKIEAREMKLATAAMLVHPFVILVPTAIAMALPSARASMGNPGLHGFTEVLYAFTSAAANNGSAFAGLNGNTPFYNISIGLVMLFGRYVSIIAMLAIAGSLAGKARIPETSGTLKVDTFAFGYVFVAVFIIVGALTFFPYLALGPIGEQLQLG, via the coding sequence GTGACCTTATCCGGCATCCTCGCGATTTTTCTGGTGGTGCTTGCGCTCGTCGCGTGCGCGTGGCCACTGGGTGGCTATATCTATCGAACGTTTGTCGGCGAGCGCGTCCGACCGGACGCCGTGATGGTGCCCGTCGAGCGTGCCATCTATCGGCTCATCGGCGTCAATCCGGAAGTCGAAATGGACTGGAAGGCATATCTCCGGGCCATGATGGTGTCCAACCTCGTCATGGCGCTCTTTGCGTACGCCGTGTTTCGCTTGCAGGGCGTGCTGCCGCTCAATCCGGCGCATATCCCCGCGATGCCGCCCTATTTGGCGTTCAACACGGCGGCAAGTTTCATCACCAACACCAACTGGCAGAACTACGCCGGTGAGCAGTCCTTGTCGTACCTGAGCCAGATGATCGGTATCACGTTCCTGCAATTCACGTCCGCGGCGACCGGGCTCGCGGCGGCGATGGCGTTTTTGCGCGGCCTGAGCCGCCAGAAGACGGACGCGCTTGGCAACTTTTGGGTCGATCTCGTCAAGGCGCACACGCGCCTTCTCCTGCCCATCGCGGCCATCCTTGCCGTGTTGCTGCTCGCGCTCGGCGTCCCCGAGACGCTCTCCGGGCCAGCCGTCGTGCACACGCTGGCCGGGAGCATGCAGACCATCGCGCGCGGTCCGGTGGCGACGCTTGAAGCCATTAAACAGCTCGGGACGAACGGGGGAGGGTTCTTCAACGCCAACTCCGCGCACCCGTTCGAGAATCCGAACGCGTGGACGTGCATCCTCGAAATCATGGGCATGGGGCTCATTCCAACCGCCCTGGTGTTCACCGCGGGGCATTTTCTGCGCAGCCGCAGATTGGCCATCGTGCTCTGCACCCTGCTCGGCGCCATCCTGCTCGCGGGTGCGTACATCGTGTACGCGTACGAAGCGGCGGGGAATCCCATTCTCGCGCACGCGCTCGGCATTCATGGTCCCAACATGGAGGGCAAGGAGGTGCGGTTCGGCCTGCCCCTGACGAGCCTGTTCGTCGCCGCCACCACCGCGTACACCACCGGCGCGGTGAACGCGATGCACGACAGCCTGATGCCCCTGAGCGGCATGGTTCCACTCCTATTCATGATGTTCAACCTGATCTTCGGCGGGAAGGGCGTGGGGCTACTCAATATCCTCATGTTTCTCATCATCGCGGTTTTCATCTCCGGGCTCATGGTCGGGCGAACTCCGGAGATCTTCGGAAAGAAGATCGAGGCTCGCGAGATGAAGCTCGCGACGGCGGCGATGCTCGTGCATCCGTTCGTCATCCTCGTCCCGACCGCCATCGCCATGGCGCTGCCGAGCGCCCGGGCTTCCATGGGCAACCCTGGACTGCACGGGTTCACCGAGGTCCTGTACGCGTTCACGTCGGCAGCGGCCAACAACGGCTCGGCATTCGCGGGGCTGAACGGAAACACGCCGTTTTACAACATCTCCATCGGGCTCGTGATGTTGTTCGGGCGCTACGTGTCGATCATCGCCATGCTCGCCATCGCAGGTTCGCTCGCCGGAAAGGCGCGCATCCCCGAAACGTCGGGCACGCTCAAGGTGGACACGTTCGCGTTTGGCTACGTGTTTGTCGCGGTGTTCATCATCGTCGGCGCGTTGACGTTCTTCCCGTATCTCGCGCTCGGGCCGATAGGCGAACAGCTGCAACTCGGCTGA
- a CDS encoding polysaccharide deacetylase family protein, whose translation MQRQTPEPSSPPRHLAITFDDGPDGDMTPKILSTLRDYGVPATFFCIGQQVERFPDVLKSIHQAGHEIGNHTMTHPYLTKLTDAEIERELRECQAAIEKVVQVPIRYFRPPYGDIDDRVRRIAASLHYEVVLWDVDSLDWSGIPGPAVAANVLPKLRPGAIILMHAGPFAKGTPEALPYVLEVAVAMGYDFVPLAKLHR comes from the coding sequence TTGCAGCGCCAAACGCCCGAACCCTCGTCGCCCCCGCGTCACCTCGCCATCACCTTCGACGACGGCCCAGACGGGGACATGACGCCCAAGATCCTGTCCACGCTCCGGGATTACGGCGTGCCCGCCACCTTTTTCTGCATCGGCCAGCAAGTCGAACGATTTCCCGATGTCCTCAAATCCATCCACCAGGCCGGGCACGAGATCGGCAACCACACCATGACCCATCCCTACCTCACGAAATTGACGGACGCCGAGATCGAACGGGAATTGCGCGAATGCCAAGCGGCCATTGAGAAGGTCGTGCAGGTGCCCATCCGCTACTTTCGCCCGCCGTACGGAGACATCGACGATCGCGTCCGCCGCATCGCGGCCTCCCTTCACTACGAAGTCGTCCTCTGGGACGTCGACTCGCTCGATTGGTCTGGGATTCCCGGCCCAGCCGTCGCGGCCAACGTGCTGCCCAAGCTCAGGCCGGGCGCCATCATCCTGATGCACGCCGGGCCGTTTGCGAAGGGTACGCCGGAGGCGCTCCCGTACGTGCTCGAGGTGGCGGTGGCAATGGGCTACGATTTCGTCCCGCTCGCGAAGCTTCACCGGTGA